Proteins co-encoded in one Acipenser ruthenus chromosome 3, fAciRut3.2 maternal haplotype, whole genome shotgun sequence genomic window:
- the LOC117435696 gene encoding xin actin-binding repeat-containing protein 1-like isoform X1, which produces MAENTKQTQVSKTTNGHNLEEDLPPPSPPGPQQELLAPTEEQDPSFIPVPPPKETFCTFYQQQQKNELKRLYRHMHPELRNKLEVVVSKELEDMMNSDQIQALAAAEAGLQGEVQSMRWIFENWKLDSIGEHHATKKMLEDETVPGGNVKGTSSLFEHQSEQSTLLSTSKTAFENEQIKGAVHTATWLFETQPLDCLNKLYPEEGEMVEAVLKEPMQRGDVKGARLLFESCPLDALGRCNSVEDRSILKLRSEIQEQKGDVQKTLKLFQTEPCCAIRDGTGNIYEIKSICREEIQSDSVKTARWLFETQPLDLINRDRSEVRIIRGISLEEAQKGGVDKKRWMFETQSLDTIHESIQQEKFQASTEVVERADVDNKRILFETQPLAALKGECSKDTSSNEEIVGGDVRSTMWLFETQPMENLKDRFEVGRLKKVTVTEDERGTVKERKEVFETRPLDSICKEASHEESSSNGQEIEKGDVKSYKHLFETIPLSSISHTESESIAKQEELMNGNVKDNRALFETNPLYAIKDSTGNYHEVTTVSREQVINGNVQNYKWMFETRYLDQFEEGAGKVEIIKGITRQEVQAGDVKTAKWLFETQPLGCIHNQINPTEEHSSVKKEVSEKGNVRTCRWLFETQPMDILYEKSEMKQEETIPKADVKSHTWLFETQPLDTIKETSEQYLKVCNVYQDDVKTVDVKTVKHLFETESLDSLAEQGVRYVSKVDVQSGDVSRVKEIFETKSLDTIGTASVKIIEAEDKDESIQSGSVHKFTWLFENRPIDTIKEVEETSENRHVLSDVKGGDVGNKKFIFETFSLDQIHNEDKVMEYKSVPTEELLKKGDVKSCTMLFETQPLYAIRDEEGQFHEVTTVKKEEVMSGDVRGARWMFETKPLDAIKQQDEIFVIRAVTQEDIQKGDVKTARWRFETQPLDSLTTGEKPPVKTVEDVQEGDVQLNKQLFESQDVNQKKYVRMVSVSDVQQGDVRTSTWLFENHPIDTLKGEFQESASVQTVHREDNQKGDVKRSTWLFETQPLDALKESEPSVKIQEEMPRADVKSTTWLFESTPLDKLSSVSTTETMEMVVESVRKTLHCLYNFNAIRSHGIVIEANKCRSVKMAKYQLIESQGPVIQKEEVVEGDIKGIMLQLLHRTNVEPQGILVKEDEQGNVQVTQLELCVSQQQSSEKTEGALIKTDVAQAIDNLLSQDTSVTKGILIQETERGHAEMTIYSLFSHQESRAESQEIVKGNVKSTIGSLLATTQEHKTAASVRLGQSEKGNVHLYRSCIEKGDLNYLKNLQEETCEDDTDSPPKEQIEIVQGDVEGAKRHLHQHKEQVEKSVKDIVPGNIKSTKQVFLSENVTEQSSVQKEEILRGDITAAKQSLGQAMSQPIVVEKEEIVSGDIKATLQSLERAKIQSKQLEREIIVPGTIYDITVPLEETGSTTNGNEAVVLVTGDTCAEKHGIEQGNQAATCLVMEDAHSSDLQAAMQSLRQATAEAKTVQHHVQERHHAVSQAHREQHTQHVAQQKTSVQHARTVQTSMQMQETVEQNKQLSSVTRVEESTCDTVSSKSQQKITATQQKVSDSVAIHPIGACQQSEVAKSADNNIYDGVSQPLAAVVNPFINSDYDVQSSQEKLEQEIAVRGDVKAAIKSLQNAAAGQRPVDKEDVVRGDLHATLQSLEKSSINVSKGDYKAAMIYKNARQSYSVGTKKNDTESVVVSVPPSDTELPPPVAVTDREWQPSTTLSDATVTHTCKENKTNDSTNSSTLAKQRVSQIPPPLPPKTCEKAPSPKPAVPPKPEHLAAGSSAAQAKRPSPPPKHLREDQLAPIIPPKAQRQLPAKSTPPPLPPKPSCYQETTMTKSVETSENESFRAEVSRNSKHMEMHCEASGVQCVIGSAAVSTKKVIKTPLQLAEEKYKHRKEGQSKDNTSNKELTQKSKPSTVNPETRGEVTEKIEHVPHKTQATEEMQGFMPSYSDDSTTANEMHQSFQTALKSFGGRKTGSVHVSPPAETNKGVFVTAPALPKKVKISQANAANRICKSEGKRCTEQEESITQQTYNQALQRTTEDTSSKQGSKIQSEIHTPSVQVNFNCQPEEQIEQQENKVVLRKKKTGRETEDERRQRLSFHRDEIIRGNVSAAMDIFENLRKREELQIILSKVEEFEGETFKVDVRSLKNLFENVPEWIVVPRDKVRQIKPKEQKKVERIEPKKDDTESASSVELVFEDLERASAEIIHLKEQTLARLMDIEESIRKALFSVSNLKSESDIAGLSGLFKESLGTEQCSSSSSNIRKISISTSKAKTENTKQVSGRNREEDVVLRGKSEQVQKPTLEIPTSKPRASSPSSPSYISIQSAARKTKVAPSEKQGAADLTQNNSSNTRPAGCEPRNGDVGRHSDPLQQATLNNVCSPLNPRRQKSVLELKTVPEAAGRVGTKTVTEKYEETDCFGNKIITSKTSTTVTKQSETNTSSTYEVVANPAVYEVMTSPLVKRPLRHSAENRVNEGGMVCVTFGTPKAGKNLH; this is translated from the coding sequence ATGGCAGAGAACACCAAACAAACACAGgtttcaaaaacaacaaatggCCATAACCTGGAAGAAGATTTGCCACCCCCTTCACCACCTGGACCCCAGCAGGAATTGTTGGCCCCAACTGAAGAGCAGGACCCAAGCTTCATACCAGTACCCCCTCCCAAAGAAACCTTCTGCACTTTCTATCAACAGCAACAGAAGAACGAGCTGAAGAGGCTCTACAGGCATATGCACCCAGAGCTGAGAAACAAACTTGAGGTGGTTGTGAGCAAGGAGCTGGAGGATATGATGAACTCAGACCAAATCCAAGCCCTTGCAGCTGCTGAAGCTGGGCTTCAGGGGGAGGTTCAATCCATGCGTTGGATATTTGAGAACTGGAAGTTGGACTCCATTGGAGAGCACCATGCTACTAAAAAGATGCTGGAGGACGAAACTGTCCCTGGTGGAAATGTGAAGGGCACCTCTTCCCTATTTGAACACCAGTCCGAACAAAGCACCCTACTCTCCACCTCAAAAACAGCATTCGAGAACGAACAAATAAAAGGGGCCGTTCACACAGCTACATGGCTGTTTGAGACACAGCCGCTGGACTGCTTAAACAAACTGTACCCAGAGGAAGGTGAAATGGTGGAGGCGGTGCTTAAAGAGCCCATGCAAAGAGGAGACGTGAAAGGAGCACGGCTTCTGTTCGAGTCCTGTCCTTTAGATGCACTGGGGCGCTGCAACTCTGTGGAAGATCGCAGCATCCTGAAGCTGAGATCTGAAATACAGGAACAGAAAGGGGATGTTCAAAAAACCCTGAAACTCTTCCAAACAGAGCCTTGCTGCGCCATTAGGGATGGCACTGGGAACATTTATGAAATCAAGTCCATATGCAGAGAGGAAATTCAGAGCGACAGTGTCAAGACAGCACGCTGGCTGTTTGAGACTCAGCCCTTGGATTTAATAAACAGGGACAGATCAGAGGTCAGGATCATTAGGGGAATCTCCTTGGAAGAGGCACAAAAGGGAGGGGTTGATAAGAAAAGATGGATGTTTGAGACTCAGTCTTTGGATACCATCCATGAAAGCATCCAACAGGAAAAGTTCCAAGCAAGCACAGAGGTAGTGGAAAGGGCTGATGTTGACAACAAACGCATTCTCTTCGAGACCCAGCCACTAGCTGCACTTAAAGGGGAATGTTCAAAGGACACTTCCTCCAATGAAGAGATAGTTGGAGGGGATGTGAGATCAACCATGTGGTTGTTTGAAACACAGCCCATGGAAAACCTTAAGGACCGCTTTGAAGTGGGACGTTTAAAGAAAGTGACTGTTACCGAGGATGAAAGGGGAACAGTGAAGGAAAGAAAAGAAGTGTTTGAGACACGCCCTCTGGATAGTATTTGCAAAGAGGCTTCTCATGAAGAGAGCAGTTCCAATGGCCAAGAGATAGAAAAGGGTGATGTTAAATCTTATAAGCATCTTTTTGAAACGATTCCTCTGAGCAGCATTTCTCATACTGAGAGTGAATCTATTGCCAAGCAGGAAGAATTGATGAATGGAAACGTCAAGGACAACAGAGCTTTGTTTGAGACCAACCCTTTGTATGCAATTAAGGACAGCACTGGAAATTACCATGAAGTGACCACAGTAAGCCGGGAGCAGGTTATCAATGGGAATGTCCAAAACTACAAGTGGATGTTTGAGACAAGGTACCTGGATCAGTTTGAGGAAGGAGCAGGGAAAGTTGAGATCATCAAAGGCATCACCAGGCAAGAAGTGCAAGCTGGGGATGTCAAGACAGCCAAATGGCTTTTTGAGACTCAGCCACTCGGCTGTATCCATAACCAAATCAATCCGACGGAGGAACACTCATCTGTCAAAAAGGAGGTTTCAGAAAAGGGGAATGTCAGGACCTGCAGATGGCTGTTTGAAACACAACCCATGGATATTTTATATGAGAAATCTGAGATGAAACAAGAAGAAACCATACCGAAAGCTGACGTGAAATCCCACACTTGGCTCTTTGAGACCCAACCTTTGGACACCATAAAAGAAACTTCTGAGCAGTATTTGAAGGTATGCAATGTCTATCAAGATGATGTGAAGACCGTCGAtgtgaaaacagtaaaacatcTTTTTGAAACAGAATCGCTAGACAGTCTCGCTGAGCAAGGTGTTAGATATGTTAGCAAAGTGGATGTCCAATCAGGAGATGTATCTCGAGTAAAAGAAATCTTTGAAACAAAGTCTCTTGACACAATAGGTACAGCCTCTGTAAAAATCATAGAAGCTGAAGACAAAGATGAAAGCATCCAGTCGGGATCGGTTCACAAGTTTACCTGGCTTTTTGAAAACCGTCCCATCGATACCATTAAAGAAGTTGAAGAGACCAGTGAAAACAGGCATGTCTTAAGCGATGTTAAAGGTGGAGATGTTGGCAATAAAAAGTTTATTTTCGAAACCTTTTCCTTGGACCAAATTCACAATGAGGACAAGGTGATGGAATACAAGTCAGTTCCCACCGAGGAGCTGCTGAAAAAGGGAGACGTGAAGTCCTGTACAATGCTGTTTGAAACCCAGCCTCTGTACGCAATCAGAGATGAAGAAGGACAGTTTCATGAAGTCACCACAGTAAAGAAGGAGGAGGTCATGAGTGGGGATGTAAGAGGTGCCAGGTGGATGTTTGAAACAAAGCCGCTAGATGCCATTAAGCAGCAGGATGAGATTTTCGTGATCCGTGCTGTCACACAGGAGGACATTCAGAAGGGTGATGTTAAAACAGCTCGATGGAGGTTTGAGACACAGCCACTGGACTCCCTCACGACTGGAGAAAAGCCTCCAGTGAAGACCGTTGAAGATGTCCAAGAGGGGGACGTACAGTTAAACAAACAACTCTTTGAATCTCAAGATGTCAACCAAAAGAAGTACGTGCGAATGGTGAGCGTGAGTGATGTTCAACAAGGGGATGTGAGGACCTCAACCTGGCTGTTTGAGAATCATCCCATCGACACCCTGAAAGGTGAATTCCAGGAAAGTGCGTCTGTGCAAACCGTGCACAGAGAAGACAATCAGAAAGGAGATGTAAAGAGGTCTACGTGGTTGTTTGAAACACAGCCATTAGATGCTCTCAAAGAGTCTGAACCCAGTGTCAAGATTCAGGAAGAAATGCCCCGGGCAGATGTGAAAAGTACAACTTGGCTATTTGAGTCGACACCCCTTGATAAACTTAGTTCAGTAAGCACCACTGAAACTATGGAAATGGTGGTGGAGAGCGTGAGAAAGACTTTACATTGTCTCTACAACTTCAACGCAATACGGTCCCATGGTATTGTTATTGAAGCCAACAAATGTCGGAGTGTAAAAATGGCAAAGTATCAGCTAATAGAGAGTCAGGGCCCAGTGATTCAGAAGGAAGAGGTTGTTGAAGGGGACATTAAAGGAATAATGCTGCAGTTGCTGCACAGGACAAACGTAGAGCCTCAGGGAATTCTTGTTAAAGAGGATGAGCAGGGAAATGTGCAAGTAACACAACTAGAGCTATGTGTGAGCCAACAACAGTCCAGTGAAAAGACTGAAGGGGCACTGATAAAGACAGATGTAGCTCAAGCTATTGACAATCTTCTCAGCCAAGATACATCTGTGACAAAAGGAATCCTAATCCAAGAAACTGAAAGGGGTCATGCTGAAATGACCATTTATTCCCTCTTCAGTCACCAGGAAAGCAGGGCAGAAAGCCAAGAGATCGTCAAAGGCAATGTGAAATCCACCATTGGCAGTCTTTTAGctacaacacaagagcacaagaCTGCTGCCTCAGTCAGGCTGGGTCAAAGCGAGAAAGGAAATGTTCACTTATATAGGAGCTGCATTGAGAAGGGAGACCTTAACTATCTGAAGAACCTTCAGGAGGAAACCTGTGAGGATGATACTGATTCTCCTCCCAAGGAACAGATTGAAATTGTCCAAGGGGATGTGGAGGGTGCTAAAAGGCATCTCCATCAACATAAAGAGCAGGTAGAGAAATCAGTCAAGGACATAGTACCAGGGAACATTAAGTCCACCAAACAAGTGTTCTTGTCCGAAAATGTGACAGAGCAAAGCAGTGTTCAGAAAGAAGAAATCTTACGTGGGGACATCACTGCTGCTAAGCAGTCACTAGGACAGGCAATGAGTCAGCCAATTGTTGTAGAAAAAGAGGAAATTGTTTCTGGGGACATTAAGGCAACACTGCAGTCCCTGGAGCGTGCGAAGATTCAGAGCAAGCAGCTGGAACGTGAAATCATTGTTCCTGGAACAATATATGATATAACAGTCCCACTGGAGGAAACAGGTTCCACTACAAATGGGAATGAGGCTGTAGTGCTTGTCACAGGAGATACCTGTGCAGAAAAGCATGGCATAGAGCAGGGCAATCAAGCAGCAACATGTCTTGTAATGGAAGATGCACACAGTTCTGATCTTCAGGCAGCAATGCAAAGCCTCCGCCAGGCAACAGCTGAAGCAAAAACTGTCCAGCACCATGTCCAAGAGAGGCACCATGCAGTTTCTCAAGCCCATCGAGAACAGCACACTCAACACGTTGCTCAACAGAAGACCAGTGTTCAGCATGCAAGGACTGTGCAGACATCCATGCAGATGCAAGAAACTGTTGAGCAAAATAAACAACTTAGCAGTGTCACAAGGGTAGAGGAATCTACCTGTGACACTGTGTCCTCCAAAAGCCAGCAGAAGATAACAGCAACACAACAAAAGGTCAGTGATTCTGTGGCGATTCATCCAATTGGAGCTTGCCAGCAGAGTGAAGTTGCAAAGAGTGCAGATAATAATATTTATGATGGGGTTTCACAGCCATTGGCTGCTGTTGTAAATCCCTTTATAAACTCAGATTATGATGTGCAATCATCACAAGAAAAGTTAGAACAAGAAATTGCTGTAAGAGGAGATGTAAAGGCTGCTATTAAATCTCTGCAGAATGCTGCAGCAGGGCAGAGACCAGTAGATAAGGAAGATGTTGTTCGAGGTGATTTGCACGCAACTCTTCAGTCTTTGGAGAAATCTAGCATTAATGTTTCTAAAGGAGACTATAAAGCAGCTATGATATACAAAAATGCAAGACAGTCTTATTCAGTTGGCACAAAGAAAAACGACACTGAATCTGTTGTAGTTTCAGTACCTCCATCTGACACTGAGCTTCCTCCTCCAGTTGCTGTGACTGACAGGGAATGGCAGCCTTCCACAACACTGAGTGATGCAACTGTAACCCACACCTGTAAGGAAAACAAAACTAACGACTCTACCAATTCTTCCACATTGGCGAAACAAAGAGTTTCACAgatccctcctcctctccctcccaaGACTTGTGAAAAAGCACCATCCCCTAAGCCAGCTGTTCCACCAAAACCAGAACACTTGGCTGCGGGCTCCTCTGCTGCACAAGCAAAGAGACCTAGTCCTCCACCAAAGCACCTTAGAGAAGACCAGCTAGCTCCAATAATTCCTCCAAAAGCCCAACGACAGCTGCCAGCAAAGTCCACTCCACCTCCTTTACCTCCTAAGCCTTCCTGCTATCAGGAGACCACAATGACCAAATCTGTAGAAACATCTGAAAATGAGTCTTTCCGTGCCGAGGTCTCACGGAACTCCAAACACATGGAAATGCACTGTGAGGCGTCTGGGGTTCAGTGTGTCATTGGAAGTGCAGCTGTTAGTACCAAAAAAGTCATTAAAACCCCACTTCAGCTAGCAGAGGAGAAGTATAAACACAGGAAGGAAGGCCAAAGCAAGGACAATACTTCAAATAAAGAGCTGACTCAGAAGTCAAAGCCTTCAACTGTAAACCCTGAGACTCGTGGTGAAGTAACTGAGAAGATTGAGCATGTGCCCCACAAAACCCAAGCCACTGAAGAAATGCAAGGATTTATGCCATCGTATTCTGATGATAGCACAACCGCAAATGAAATGCATCAGAGTTTTCAAACTGCTCTTAAGAGCTTTGGAGGAAGGAAGACTGGCTCTGTGCATGTAAGCCCACCTGCTGAAACAAATAAAGGTGTCTTTGTGACTGCTCCTGCATTGCCAAAGAAAGTAAAGATCTCCCAAGCAAATGCAGCTAACAGAATTTGTAAGTCAGAGGGAAAAAGATGCACAGAACAAGAGGAGTCCATTACACAACAGACGTATAACCAGGCTCTACAGCGTACCACTGAAGATACGAGCTCTAAGCAGGGCTCCAAGATTCAGTCTGAAATCCATACACCATCAGTTCAGGTGAACTTCAATTGCCAGCCTGAAGAACAGATTGAGCAACAAGAAAACAAGGTCGTTTTAAGAAAGAAGAAAACTGGAAGAGAGACTGAAGATGAGCGACGCCAAAGACTGTCATTCCACAGGGATGAAATAATAAGAGGAAACGTCAGCGCAGCGATGGATATTTTTGAAAACTTGAGGAAACGGGAGGAACTTCAGATAATTCTGTCAAAAGTTGAGGAATTTGAAGGGGAGACTTTTAAGGTTGATGTGAGATCACTGAAGAACTTGTTTGAGAACGTACCTGAATGGATTGTGGTTCCCAGGGACAAGGTCAGGCAGATTAAACCGAAAGAGCAAAAGAAGGTTGAAAGGATTGAGCCAAAGAAAGATGATACAGAAAGCGCTTCTTCTGTGGAGCTTGTGTTTGAGGATCTTGAAAGGGCAAGTGCGGAAATAATTCACCTGAAGGAACAAACATTAGCAAGACTTATGGACATAGAGGAATCCATTAGGAAGGCTTTATTTTCCGTCTCTAATTTGAAATCGGAGTCTGACATTGCTGGGCTCTCGGGTCTATTCAAAGAGTCTTTGGGAACCGAACAATGCTCATCCTCCTCCAGTAATATTAGAAAGATTAGTATCAGCACCAGCAAAGCCAAAACGGAAAATACAAAGCAGGTCTCAGGAAGAAATAGGGAAGAAGATGTTGTGTTGCGGGGGAAATCAGAACAGGTGCAAAAGCCCACACTAGAAATCCCAACCAGTAAACCCCGAGCCAGTTCTCCATCATCACCTTCTTATATCTCCATTCAGTCAGCCGCTAGAAAAACAAAGGTGGCCCCGTCTGAAAAACAAGGTGCGGCTGACTTAACACAAAATAACTCTTCAAATACAAGGCCCGCGGGGTGTGAGCCTAGAAATGGTGACGTAGGCAGACATTCAGATCCTTTGCAGCAGGCAACCCTGAACAATGTATGTAGCCCACTGAACCCAAGAAGACAGAAAAGCGTGCTTGAGTTGAAAACGGTTCCCGAAGCCGCAGGAAGAGTTGGTACAAAGACCGTTACCGAAAAATACGAAGAGACAGATTGTTTTGGAAACAAGATCATTACATCCAAGACCTCCACGACTGTCACCAAGCAGTCAGAAACGAACACCTCCTCCACATACGAGGTGGTTGCCAACCCAGCTGTGTATGAAGTCATGACATCCCCTCTTGTGAAAAGACCCCTTCGCCACTCAGCAGAAAACAGAGTCAATGAAGGCGGTATGGTGTGTGTTACGTTTGGTACACCAAAAGCAGGCAAAAATCTGCATTGA